Proteins from a genomic interval of Piscinibacter sp. HJYY11:
- the mlaE gene encoding lipid asymmetry maintenance ABC transporter permease subunit MlaE, which yields MNWLHPAHLGLLVRSKLADVGVGARLFVQMVALLGETFARFRLVVDQLFFLGNRSLSIITVSGLFVGFVLALQGYYTLQRYGSAEAVGLLVALSLVRELGPVVTALLFAGRAGTSLTAEIGLMKAGEQLAAMEMMAVDPVKRVLAPRFWGGVLAMPLLAAVFSAVGIIGGWLVAVPLIGIDEGAFWSQMQGGVQVWADVGNGVVKSIVFGFTVTFIALLQGYSCRPTPEGVSAATTRTVVMASLAVLALDFVLTAMMFSI from the coding sequence ATGAACTGGCTTCATCCCGCTCACCTCGGGCTGCTGGTACGTTCCAAGCTCGCCGACGTGGGCGTCGGTGCGCGGCTCTTCGTGCAGATGGTGGCGCTCCTCGGCGAGACCTTCGCCCGCTTCCGCCTGGTGGTGGACCAGCTGTTTTTCCTGGGCAACCGCTCGCTCTCGATCATCACCGTGTCGGGGCTTTTCGTCGGCTTCGTGCTGGCGCTGCAGGGCTACTACACGCTGCAGCGCTACGGCTCTGCGGAGGCGGTGGGCCTGCTCGTGGCCCTGTCGCTCGTGCGCGAGCTCGGGCCGGTCGTCACGGCGTTGCTTTTTGCAGGCCGCGCCGGTACCTCGCTCACGGCGGAGATCGGCCTCATGAAGGCGGGCGAGCAGCTGGCCGCGATGGAGATGATGGCCGTCGACCCCGTCAAGCGCGTGCTGGCGCCGCGCTTCTGGGGCGGGGTGCTCGCGATGCCGCTGCTGGCGGCGGTGTTCAGCGCCGTGGGCATCATCGGCGGCTGGCTCGTCGCGGTGCCGCTGATCGGCATCGACGAAGGCGCCTTCTGGTCGCAGATGCAGGGCGGCGTGCAGGTCTGGGCCGACGTGGGCAATGGCGTGGTCAAGAGCATCGTCTTTGGCTTCACCGTAACCTTCATTGCCTTGCTGCAAGGCTATTCGTGCCGGCCCACGCCCGAGGGCGTGTCGGCGGCCACCACGCGC